In Nomia melanderi isolate GNS246 chromosome 4, iyNomMela1, whole genome shotgun sequence, the following are encoded in one genomic region:
- the Zdhhc8 gene encoding zinc finger DHHC-type containing 8 isoform X1, whose amino-acid sequence MPICDVRAKFLPATCAWTVLLSTTTLFFCFPCQYYVFRWGTWVPALQGVITFLVLANFTLATFMDPGVIPKASADEDKEDEFSAPLYKNVEINGITVRMKWCLTCKFYRPPRCSHCSVCNQCIETFDHHCPWLNNCIGRRNYRFFFFFLLSLSFHMLSIFGLCLHFVLEKKQQLGEVDTLVAFALMGVVILLFIPIFGLTGFHVILVSRGRTTNEQVTGKFNGGYNPFSRGCLHNCCYTQFGPQYPSLLKPEKYLGKRRGACTSEISTIGSENQVKTYMDSSNGVRNASSNAYNKLSPGRDGSDTDMEPTASQSADCEPTPPLQRHGSKSNFFLPPVENSESPRHPPPSQHRHPMQYTRGSPHPRPRYVVDTYRGMNGSRSHTPDPLSPEASGSPATASQRGQNQGGASPTTQRIKAIGVPTPLAISSPMRRSNPGTPTQVRRPDFIGVNDASTYYDVQQGNNAGVGGGNAAVVAGYSPQRRFLSESELVRQGGGGGDHSYSRTNNTVDNIRELAGSPQRGVYMWKDNSPGSYPAPPGAQNATTTHQSPSQRPPPSYDYYRSNPTSPTQQLYANTPRTAYHPAMRGGVPVFPPHQSPQVKRKAAMVTPTTPTSSDTRRRPMSFVRALEMTNSMEMVSAPNDNRSQRPTTPTTDRASVYDMNYEISV is encoded by the exons ATGCCGATATGCGATGTGAGGGCGAAGTTTCTACCAGCTACTTGCGCCTGGACAGTTCTACTCAGCACCAccacattattcttctgtttccC ATGCCAGTATTATGTGTTCCGATGGGGGACATGGGTACCTGCCCTTCAAGGAGTCATCACCTTCCTTGTGTTGGCGAATTTTACGCTAGCCACCTTCATGGACCCTGGTGTTATACCGAAAG caTCTGCTGATGAAGATAAAGAAGATGAGTTTAGTGCACCGTTATACAAAAATGTAGAAATCAATGGTATTACAGTCCGGATGAAATGGTGCCTCACCTGCAAGTTCTACAGACCTCCTCGTTGTTCTCATTGCAGTGTTTGCAATCAGTGTATCGAG ACGTTCGATCATCATTGTCCATGGTTAAACAACTGCATCGGAAGGAGGAATTAcagattcttttttttctttcttttgtcaCTTAGTTTTCATATGCTCAGTATATTTGGACTTTGCCTGCATTTTGTATTAGAGAAAAAACAGCAGCTGGGTGAAGTAGACACGCTTGTCGC ATTTGCACTTATGGGAGTGGTTATACTCCTATTTATTCCAATCTTTGGACTGACTGGTTTCCATGTAATACTTGTTTCCAGAGGACGCACGACAAACGAACAGGTAACGGGTAAATTTAATGGAGGCTACAATCCTTTTTCCCGTGGTTGCCTACACAATTGCTGCTACACGCAATTCGGACCACAATACCCCAG TTTACTTAAGCCAGAAAAGTATTTAGGAAAACGACGCGGAGCTTGTACATCTGAGATATCGACTATAGGCAGTGAGAACCAGGTAAAAACCTACATGGATAGCAGCAATGGTGTTAGAAATGCCAGTTCAAATGCTTACAATAAG TTGTCTCCCGGACGGGATGGGTCGGACACAGACATGGAGCCCACCGCATCTCAATCGGCGGACTGCGAGCCTACGCCTCCGCTGCAAAGACACGGTTCTAAAAGCAATTTCTTCCTGCCGCCTGTGGAGAACAGCGAGTCTCCCAGGCATCCTCCACCGTCACAGCACCGTCATCCAATGCAATACACTAGGGGCAGCCCTCATCCAAGGCCAAG GTACGTTGTCGATACCTATAGGGGAATGAATGGCTCACGAAGTCACACGCCCGATCCACTGTCACCGGAAGCGAGCGGATCGCCTGCCACAGCTTCTCAGAGAGGTCAAAACCAAGGGGGTGCTAGTCCAACTACACAACGGATTAAAGCTATTGGAGTACCGACTCCTCTTGCTATTTCCAGTCCTATGCGCAG ATCGAACCCAGGTACGCCGACGCAGGTTCGTCGGCCGGATTTTATAGGAGTGAACGACGCATCGACGTACTACGATGTGCAACAGGGGAACAACGCCGGTGTCGGTGGTGGTAACGCCGCCGTCGTGGCCGGCTACAGCCCCCAGCGGCGTTTCCTGTCCGAGAGCGAGCTGGTCCGTcaaggcggcggcggcggcgaccaCTCGTACTCCAGAACGAACAACACGGTGGACAACATCAGAGAGCTGGCCGGCTCCCCGCAGCGCGGCGTCTACATGTGGAAGGACAACTCCCCGGGCAGCTACCCGGCCCCGCCCGGCGCGCAGAACGCGACGACGACGCACCAGTCGCCGTCCCAGCGGCCGCCCCCGTCGTACGACTACTACAGATCGAACCCGACCAGCCCCACGCAGCAGCTGTACGCGAACACGCCTAGGACCGCGTACCATCCGGCGATGAGGGGCGGCGTACCCGTCTTCCCGCCGCACCAGTCGCCTCAAGTGAAACGGAAGGCCGCGATGGTGACGCCCACCACGCCCACCTCGAGCGACACGCGGCGCAGACCGATGTCCTTCGTCCGGGCGCTCGAGATGACGAACTCGATGGAGATGGTGTCCGCGCCGAACGACAACAGATCGCAACGGCCCACCACGCCGACCACCGACCGGGCCAGTGTCTACGACATGAACTACGAGATATCCGTATAG
- the Zdhhc8 gene encoding zinc finger DHHC-type containing 8 isoform X3 gives MPICDVRAKFLPATCAWTVLLSTTTLFFCFPCQYYVFRWGTWVPALQGVITFLVLANFTLATFMDPGVIPKASADEDKEDEFSAPLYKNVEINGITVRMKWCLTCKFYRPPRCSHCSVCNQCIETFDHHCPWLNNCIGRRNYRFFFFFLLSLSFHMLSIFGLCLHFVLEKKQQLGEVDTLVAFALMGVVILLFIPIFGLTGFHVILVSRGRTTNEQVTGKFNGGYNPFSRGCLHNCCYTQFGPQYPSLLKPEKYLGKRRGACTSEISTIGSENQLSPGRDGSDTDMEPTASQSADCEPTPPLQRHGSKSNFFLPPVENSESPRHPPPSQHRHPMQYTRGSPHPRPRYVVDTYRGMNGSRSHTPDPLSPEASGSPATASQRGQNQGGASPTTQRIKAIGVPTPLAISSPMRRSNPGTPTQVRRPDFIGVNDASTYYDVQQGNNAGVGGGNAAVVAGYSPQRRFLSESELVRQGGGGGDHSYSRTNNTVDNIRELAGSPQRGVYMWKDNSPGSYPAPPGAQNATTTHQSPSQRPPPSYDYYRSNPTSPTQQLYANTPRTAYHPAMRGGVPVFPPHQSPQVKRKAAMVTPTTPTSSDTRRRPMSFVRALEMTNSMEMVSAPNDNRSQRPTTPTTDRASVYDMNYEISV, from the exons ATGCCGATATGCGATGTGAGGGCGAAGTTTCTACCAGCTACTTGCGCCTGGACAGTTCTACTCAGCACCAccacattattcttctgtttccC ATGCCAGTATTATGTGTTCCGATGGGGGACATGGGTACCTGCCCTTCAAGGAGTCATCACCTTCCTTGTGTTGGCGAATTTTACGCTAGCCACCTTCATGGACCCTGGTGTTATACCGAAAG caTCTGCTGATGAAGATAAAGAAGATGAGTTTAGTGCACCGTTATACAAAAATGTAGAAATCAATGGTATTACAGTCCGGATGAAATGGTGCCTCACCTGCAAGTTCTACAGACCTCCTCGTTGTTCTCATTGCAGTGTTTGCAATCAGTGTATCGAG ACGTTCGATCATCATTGTCCATGGTTAAACAACTGCATCGGAAGGAGGAATTAcagattcttttttttctttcttttgtcaCTTAGTTTTCATATGCTCAGTATATTTGGACTTTGCCTGCATTTTGTATTAGAGAAAAAACAGCAGCTGGGTGAAGTAGACACGCTTGTCGC ATTTGCACTTATGGGAGTGGTTATACTCCTATTTATTCCAATCTTTGGACTGACTGGTTTCCATGTAATACTTGTTTCCAGAGGACGCACGACAAACGAACAGGTAACGGGTAAATTTAATGGAGGCTACAATCCTTTTTCCCGTGGTTGCCTACACAATTGCTGCTACACGCAATTCGGACCACAATACCCCAG TTTACTTAAGCCAGAAAAGTATTTAGGAAAACGACGCGGAGCTTGTACATCTGAGATATCGACTATAGGCAGTGAGAACCAG TTGTCTCCCGGACGGGATGGGTCGGACACAGACATGGAGCCCACCGCATCTCAATCGGCGGACTGCGAGCCTACGCCTCCGCTGCAAAGACACGGTTCTAAAAGCAATTTCTTCCTGCCGCCTGTGGAGAACAGCGAGTCTCCCAGGCATCCTCCACCGTCACAGCACCGTCATCCAATGCAATACACTAGGGGCAGCCCTCATCCAAGGCCAAG GTACGTTGTCGATACCTATAGGGGAATGAATGGCTCACGAAGTCACACGCCCGATCCACTGTCACCGGAAGCGAGCGGATCGCCTGCCACAGCTTCTCAGAGAGGTCAAAACCAAGGGGGTGCTAGTCCAACTACACAACGGATTAAAGCTATTGGAGTACCGACTCCTCTTGCTATTTCCAGTCCTATGCGCAG ATCGAACCCAGGTACGCCGACGCAGGTTCGTCGGCCGGATTTTATAGGAGTGAACGACGCATCGACGTACTACGATGTGCAACAGGGGAACAACGCCGGTGTCGGTGGTGGTAACGCCGCCGTCGTGGCCGGCTACAGCCCCCAGCGGCGTTTCCTGTCCGAGAGCGAGCTGGTCCGTcaaggcggcggcggcggcgaccaCTCGTACTCCAGAACGAACAACACGGTGGACAACATCAGAGAGCTGGCCGGCTCCCCGCAGCGCGGCGTCTACATGTGGAAGGACAACTCCCCGGGCAGCTACCCGGCCCCGCCCGGCGCGCAGAACGCGACGACGACGCACCAGTCGCCGTCCCAGCGGCCGCCCCCGTCGTACGACTACTACAGATCGAACCCGACCAGCCCCACGCAGCAGCTGTACGCGAACACGCCTAGGACCGCGTACCATCCGGCGATGAGGGGCGGCGTACCCGTCTTCCCGCCGCACCAGTCGCCTCAAGTGAAACGGAAGGCCGCGATGGTGACGCCCACCACGCCCACCTCGAGCGACACGCGGCGCAGACCGATGTCCTTCGTCCGGGCGCTCGAGATGACGAACTCGATGGAGATGGTGTCCGCGCCGAACGACAACAGATCGCAACGGCCCACCACGCCGACCACCGACCGGGCCAGTGTCTACGACATGAACTACGAGATATCCGTATAG
- the LOC116428320 gene encoding uncharacterized protein LOC116428320, whose translation MARSRKDSTGKSDSEATDKENKRERGRERERKKRAASSSSSGSSSSDSSSGSSSTSSGSSSRSSSSSSTSSSSSGSSSGSSRDRGRKRSRSKSVDASRRHDNKEKEREKERDRERDRDRDRDREKDKKKSSNSVIDKPKPKGRSRSPSPRRKRRERSPIPRPTKIHIGHLTRNVTKEHIMEIFSTYGQIKMVDFAMDKLHPNQGRGFAYVEFETADEAENAMKHMDGGQIDGQEITAAPVLLPKPRPLPMRRMSPLMGRRVPPRWGGGGRNTPPRYRRRSPPINRRRSPRPPRRRPRTRSRSPPNNPRHRHRRYTRSSSSSSR comes from the exons AT GGCACGCAGTCGGAAGGATAGCACGGGTAAAAGCGACTCTGAAGCCACGGATAAAGAGAACAAGAGGGAAAGGggcagagaaagggagagaaagaaacgtGCTGCTTCTTCTTCGAGCAGTGGCAGCAG TTCTTCAGACAGTAGCTCCGGATCGTCGTCCACAAGCAGTGGAAGTAGTTCAAGATCAAGTTCCAGTTCTAGTACTAGCTCCAGTAGCTCGGGGAGCTCGTCTGGAAGCTCCAGAGACAGGGGGAGAAAACGAAGTCGAAGCAAAAGTGTTGATGCTTCTCGTAGACatgataataaagaaaaagaaagggagaaagaaagagatagGGAAAGAGACAGGGACAGagatagagacagagagaaagataaGAAGAAAAGCAGTAATTCTGTGATCGATAAACCTAAGCCCAAGGGACGTTCCAG ATCACCCTCACCGCGTAGAAAACGTAGGGAAAGGTCCCCGATTCCTAGACCAACAAAAATACACATTGGACATCTGACACGTAATGTGACTAAAGAACacattatggaaatattttcaacgtACGGTCAGATCAAAATGGTTGATTTTGCTATGGACAAGCTTCACCCCAACCAAGGCAGAGGTTTCGCTTATGTAGAATTCGAAACCGCGGATGAAGCAGAGAATGCAATGAAACACATGGATGGCG GGCAAATAGATGGCCAGGAAATTACTGCTGCCCCAGTATTATTACCAAAGCCACGTCCGCTACCAATGCGAAGGATGTCGCCTCTAATGGGCAGAAGGGTGCCTCCACGATGGGGTGGCGGTGGCAGAAATACTCCTCCGCGTTATCGGAGACGTTCACCACCCATCAACCGCCGTAGGAGCCCACGACCACCGAGACGCAGGCCAAGAACCCGATCGCGAAGCCCCCCGAATAATCCACGGCATAGACATCGTCGCTACACGAGATCAAGTTCCAGCAGTTCTCGATAG
- the Zdhhc8 gene encoding zinc finger DHHC-type containing 8 isoform X2: protein MPICDVRAKFLPATCAWTVLLSTTTLFFCFPCQYYVFRWGTWVPALQGVITFLVLANFTLATFMDPGVIPKASADEDKEDEFSAPLYKNVEINGITVRMKWCLTCKFYRPPRCSHCSVCNQCIETFDHHCPWLNNCIGRRNYRFFFFFLLSLSFHMLSIFGLCLHFVLEKKQQLGEVDTLVAFALMGVVILLFIPIFGLTGFHVILVSRGRTTNEQVTGKFNGGYNPFSRGCLHNCCYTQFGPQYPSLLKPEKYLGKRRGACTSEISTIGSENQVKTYMDSSNGVRNASSNAYNKLSPGRDGSDTDMEPTASQSADCEPTPPLQRHGSKSNFFLPPVENSESPRHPPPSQHRHPMQYTRGSPHPRPRGMNGSRSHTPDPLSPEASGSPATASQRGQNQGGASPTTQRIKAIGVPTPLAISSPMRRSNPGTPTQVRRPDFIGVNDASTYYDVQQGNNAGVGGGNAAVVAGYSPQRRFLSESELVRQGGGGGDHSYSRTNNTVDNIRELAGSPQRGVYMWKDNSPGSYPAPPGAQNATTTHQSPSQRPPPSYDYYRSNPTSPTQQLYANTPRTAYHPAMRGGVPVFPPHQSPQVKRKAAMVTPTTPTSSDTRRRPMSFVRALEMTNSMEMVSAPNDNRSQRPTTPTTDRASVYDMNYEISV from the exons ATGCCGATATGCGATGTGAGGGCGAAGTTTCTACCAGCTACTTGCGCCTGGACAGTTCTACTCAGCACCAccacattattcttctgtttccC ATGCCAGTATTATGTGTTCCGATGGGGGACATGGGTACCTGCCCTTCAAGGAGTCATCACCTTCCTTGTGTTGGCGAATTTTACGCTAGCCACCTTCATGGACCCTGGTGTTATACCGAAAG caTCTGCTGATGAAGATAAAGAAGATGAGTTTAGTGCACCGTTATACAAAAATGTAGAAATCAATGGTATTACAGTCCGGATGAAATGGTGCCTCACCTGCAAGTTCTACAGACCTCCTCGTTGTTCTCATTGCAGTGTTTGCAATCAGTGTATCGAG ACGTTCGATCATCATTGTCCATGGTTAAACAACTGCATCGGAAGGAGGAATTAcagattcttttttttctttcttttgtcaCTTAGTTTTCATATGCTCAGTATATTTGGACTTTGCCTGCATTTTGTATTAGAGAAAAAACAGCAGCTGGGTGAAGTAGACACGCTTGTCGC ATTTGCACTTATGGGAGTGGTTATACTCCTATTTATTCCAATCTTTGGACTGACTGGTTTCCATGTAATACTTGTTTCCAGAGGACGCACGACAAACGAACAGGTAACGGGTAAATTTAATGGAGGCTACAATCCTTTTTCCCGTGGTTGCCTACACAATTGCTGCTACACGCAATTCGGACCACAATACCCCAG TTTACTTAAGCCAGAAAAGTATTTAGGAAAACGACGCGGAGCTTGTACATCTGAGATATCGACTATAGGCAGTGAGAACCAGGTAAAAACCTACATGGATAGCAGCAATGGTGTTAGAAATGCCAGTTCAAATGCTTACAATAAG TTGTCTCCCGGACGGGATGGGTCGGACACAGACATGGAGCCCACCGCATCTCAATCGGCGGACTGCGAGCCTACGCCTCCGCTGCAAAGACACGGTTCTAAAAGCAATTTCTTCCTGCCGCCTGTGGAGAACAGCGAGTCTCCCAGGCATCCTCCACCGTCACAGCACCGTCATCCAATGCAATACACTAGGGGCAGCCCTCATCCAAGGCCAAG GGGAATGAATGGCTCACGAAGTCACACGCCCGATCCACTGTCACCGGAAGCGAGCGGATCGCCTGCCACAGCTTCTCAGAGAGGTCAAAACCAAGGGGGTGCTAGTCCAACTACACAACGGATTAAAGCTATTGGAGTACCGACTCCTCTTGCTATTTCCAGTCCTATGCGCAG ATCGAACCCAGGTACGCCGACGCAGGTTCGTCGGCCGGATTTTATAGGAGTGAACGACGCATCGACGTACTACGATGTGCAACAGGGGAACAACGCCGGTGTCGGTGGTGGTAACGCCGCCGTCGTGGCCGGCTACAGCCCCCAGCGGCGTTTCCTGTCCGAGAGCGAGCTGGTCCGTcaaggcggcggcggcggcgaccaCTCGTACTCCAGAACGAACAACACGGTGGACAACATCAGAGAGCTGGCCGGCTCCCCGCAGCGCGGCGTCTACATGTGGAAGGACAACTCCCCGGGCAGCTACCCGGCCCCGCCCGGCGCGCAGAACGCGACGACGACGCACCAGTCGCCGTCCCAGCGGCCGCCCCCGTCGTACGACTACTACAGATCGAACCCGACCAGCCCCACGCAGCAGCTGTACGCGAACACGCCTAGGACCGCGTACCATCCGGCGATGAGGGGCGGCGTACCCGTCTTCCCGCCGCACCAGTCGCCTCAAGTGAAACGGAAGGCCGCGATGGTGACGCCCACCACGCCCACCTCGAGCGACACGCGGCGCAGACCGATGTCCTTCGTCCGGGCGCTCGAGATGACGAACTCGATGGAGATGGTGTCCGCGCCGAACGACAACAGATCGCAACGGCCCACCACGCCGACCACCGACCGGGCCAGTGTCTACGACATGAACTACGAGATATCCGTATAG